One Deferribacterota bacterium genomic region harbors:
- a CDS encoding acyl-CoA dehydrogenase family protein yields MNIDIFSLDDYYTDEEKIVRNTIRSYLEKEIKPIIKEAWHLEKPLKFRELAKNFGNLGIIAPFLPEKYGCPGSNYKMFGIVSQEVERVDSALRSFIAVSSGLVMYPIYAFGNEKQKNKYLPKLAKGELIGCFGLTEPEYGSNPAGMKTTAKWDKDRWILNGSKTWITEADIADFAIVWARDVDDKRIKAFIVERGSQGFTMDKIDEKGSMRAGGVGSLGMVDCSISEENRLTEAVGLKSALSCLDRARYGISWGSIGAAKDCLNTALEYSKERVQFGKPIASFQLVQEKLVNMLIEIVKGELLCLRLSELMDKNIAKPEQISLAKKNNVRVARYCAKTAREILGANGISLDYSPIRHMANIETVYTYEGTDDIHTLILGRVITGYNAFN; encoded by the coding sequence ATGAATATAGATATATTTAGTTTAGATGATTACTATACTGATGAAGAGAAAATAGTTAGAAATACAATAAGGTCATATTTAGAAAAAGAGATAAAACCAATAATAAAAGAGGCCTGGCATTTAGAAAAACCATTAAAATTTCGAGAACTTGCAAAAAACTTTGGTAATCTTGGCATAATAGCTCCATTTTTACCTGAAAAGTATGGATGTCCTGGCAGTAATTATAAGATGTTTGGTATTGTTTCACAAGAAGTAGAAAGGGTAGATAGTGCACTAAGAAGTTTTATAGCTGTATCAAGTGGTCTTGTAATGTATCCAATATATGCATTTGGCAATGAAAAACAAAAGAATAAATATCTTCCTAAACTAGCTAAGGGTGAATTAATAGGTTGTTTTGGTCTAACTGAACCTGAATATGGCTCAAATCCAGCTGGTATGAAGACAACCGCAAAATGGGATAAAGATAGGTGGATTCTTAATGGGTCAAAGACATGGATAACAGAGGCAGATATTGCAGATTTTGCAATTGTATGGGCAAGGGATGTAGATGATAAAAGGATAAAAGCTTTTATAGTAGAAAGGGGTAGTCAAGGTTTCACAATGGATAAAATAGATGAGAAGGGTTCAATGAGAGCTGGGGGTGTGGGTAGTTTGGGTATGGTTGACTGTAGTATTAGTGAAGAAAATAGATTGACAGAGGCAGTAGGTTTAAAAAGTGCACTCTCCTGTTTAGATAGGGCTAGATATGGCATATCTTGGGGCTCAATAGGGGCAGCCAAAGACTGTCTTAATACAGCATTAGAATACTCCAAAGAAAGGGTACAATTTGGTAAACCCATTGCTTCATTTCAGTTAGTTCAAGAAAAATTAGTCAATATGTTAATAGAGATTGTTAAAGGTGAGCTGTTGTGTTTAAGACTATCAGAACTAATGGATAAAAATATTGCAAAGCCAGAACAAATATCACTTGCAAAAAAGAATAATGTTAGGGTTGCAAGATATTGTGCAAAAACTGCAAGAGAAATATTGGGTGCAAATGGAATCTCTCTAGACTATTCCCCTATAAGACATATGGCTAATATAGAGACTGTCTATACCTATGAAGGTACTGATGATATACATACACTTATATTAGGTAGGGTAATAACTGGGTATAATGCATTTAATTAA